A single region of the Paraburkholderia sp. SOS3 genome encodes:
- a CDS encoding ImcF-related family protein: MNKSKIQPLGLFIGISAAIIFVSLGIAVWVQGARYGWSRDARIMIELGLLSALLLAMLFVKYLEAVLLLIASSRAARWFVHYDSQKHAPSGLFTGSAAHDEHGEHDAQPDPATALRDTLRQRHGRHWRYRDRWILLAGDLPQVSRLAPQLAKTGYAVTANAVLLYAKQISTTLDPDWLEQIRRMRRRRPVDAVVVVTRDRGAKHAPAEADEVVQRLARHAHVLCWAAPAYLLHVTDFGTESPMPDEAIGVTWSNARVDAAEIDLSLQGLADHLAYAGVGRMASDPLDRYPAALSRYVSGLRRSLSEVVFRVAQSRFYTHAVHGLLFMPLYKERDPVASGAREAAGGSGVQPRADVAVEADGADLLRSGTVIWQTIADHSRKVHGRRVGFSASTTAAWLTIAAFALWIAGTVTSGFTNRAAIRAADHTLARLMSDSTTPDQTATALAFDALAKQIDTLETHTRERAPWSTRFGLNRDIAVLSALQAAYDSAAHRFLGEPLRQKLEGRLRQLASLSDSEIASGGDTQVQAAYDTLKTYLMLTKPELANAAFLTPQLIATGIPARPHDSTLAPGTWDDLRRHLLTFYATHLADRKHGAKPASAISADRALIASTRQTIIGVRGIQNSTDAIYQQILDDARPKYPPVSLATLLGDGAPQAQASLGVGGATSRGLFGTATTIPGVFTRAAWDERISQAIEDASEKRDTKADWVLSDTSTRAVSPSTLKADLGKRYFDDYARAWGTFLNSLRWQPAPTLSGTVDQLALLGDPQRSPLVALMNVIVYQANAGTTAQSLSDTLIRKAQHLVGADGQSNNPSFSGAISPSNDGRSRPVERTPATASLAAAFAPILRLTGSDPLSLQQTSGNQAAAQLGTTGELSLARYLERVTAMRLKAQQMVASADPDAMSRVAAQAVLQGKTSDIADSRDYASRVAASLGEQWAGFGNLFEAPMNQTWQVVVAPAASSLNEIWRSAIVSDWNRSFAGRYPFADSDNDASLPEMARFMRTDNGVITQFVATQLAGVVERQGDRWVAAQSANHGALMLDPNFLAALNRLTRVSTVLFPSGDAHVRYELRAVPTPGISDIRFALSGRELHYFNQKEEWMPFEWPGQSLDNLSHIEWQTEHGGLRSALDTQGRFGLIRLLERASVAQQDNARYLLSWTPDQSEGIALRVQLRSEAGAGPLDVLALRHFALPSRIFVKHSRNATDPTNAQNPTNSAATNAVALDPPPLPAAAIASAKRATTPLPGARLMPQEAQ; encoded by the coding sequence ATGAACAAAAGCAAAATACAACCGCTCGGCCTCTTTATCGGCATCTCGGCCGCGATCATTTTCGTCTCCCTCGGTATTGCCGTATGGGTGCAGGGCGCCCGCTACGGATGGTCTCGCGATGCGCGAATCATGATCGAGCTTGGGCTGCTGTCCGCGTTGCTGCTCGCCATGCTGTTCGTGAAATATCTGGAAGCAGTCTTGCTGCTCATCGCGTCGTCGAGAGCAGCGCGCTGGTTTGTGCACTACGACAGCCAGAAGCATGCCCCGTCAGGTCTTTTCACAGGCTCGGCTGCACATGACGAGCATGGCGAACACGACGCGCAACCCGATCCCGCAACCGCACTGCGCGACACGCTTCGACAACGCCACGGCCGTCATTGGCGCTATCGCGACCGCTGGATACTGCTTGCGGGCGATTTGCCGCAGGTCAGCCGTCTTGCGCCGCAGCTTGCCAAGACTGGCTATGCAGTCACCGCAAACGCGGTCCTGCTCTACGCGAAGCAAATCTCCACCACGCTCGATCCCGACTGGCTCGAGCAGATCCGGCGTATGCGCCGCCGACGTCCGGTCGATGCCGTCGTTGTGGTGACCCGCGATCGCGGCGCGAAGCACGCGCCGGCCGAAGCCGACGAAGTCGTTCAACGGCTGGCACGCCACGCTCACGTGCTGTGCTGGGCCGCGCCGGCCTATCTGCTGCACGTCACGGATTTCGGCACCGAATCGCCAATGCCAGATGAAGCCATCGGTGTCACCTGGTCGAACGCGCGAGTGGATGCCGCCGAAATCGATCTATCGTTGCAAGGTCTCGCAGACCATCTCGCGTATGCCGGTGTCGGACGGATGGCCAGCGATCCTCTCGATCGCTACCCGGCAGCGCTTTCTCGATACGTTTCCGGTCTGCGGCGCTCGTTGTCGGAGGTAGTGTTCCGGGTCGCTCAATCCCGCTTCTACACCCACGCGGTGCATGGCCTTCTATTCATGCCGCTTTACAAGGAGCGGGACCCGGTCGCGTCGGGAGCGCGCGAAGCGGCCGGCGGTAGCGGCGTGCAGCCGCGAGCGGACGTAGCAGTCGAAGCAGACGGAGCAGACCTGCTCCGTTCCGGAACCGTCATCTGGCAAACCATCGCCGACCACAGCCGCAAAGTCCACGGCCGCCGCGTCGGGTTTTCCGCGTCCACTACAGCCGCGTGGTTGACAATCGCAGCGTTCGCCCTGTGGATCGCTGGCACGGTCACATCAGGTTTCACGAACCGCGCGGCAATCCGCGCTGCCGATCACACGCTCGCCAGGCTCATGAGCGATTCGACCACGCCCGATCAGACCGCAACCGCGCTCGCCTTCGACGCGCTCGCCAAACAGATCGACACCCTCGAGACCCACACGCGCGAGCGTGCCCCGTGGAGCACGCGTTTCGGCCTGAACCGCGACATCGCCGTTCTCAGCGCACTGCAAGCCGCGTACGACTCAGCAGCGCACCGTTTCCTCGGTGAACCACTGCGTCAAAAGCTCGAAGGCCGCCTGCGTCAACTCGCGTCGTTGTCCGACTCGGAAATCGCGAGCGGGGGCGACACGCAGGTGCAAGCCGCCTACGACACACTGAAAACGTATCTGATGCTGACAAAGCCCGAACTGGCCAATGCCGCGTTTCTCACGCCTCAACTGATCGCAACGGGCATCCCCGCCCGTCCGCACGATTCGACGCTGGCCCCGGGCACATGGGACGACTTGCGCCGTCATCTGCTGACGTTCTACGCCACGCACCTGGCCGACCGCAAACACGGTGCGAAGCCGGCATCCGCGATCTCCGCGGACCGTGCACTGATCGCCTCGACGCGACAGACCATCATCGGCGTACGCGGCATCCAGAATTCGACCGACGCGATCTACCAGCAGATTCTCGACGATGCGCGACCGAAGTACCCGCCGGTGTCGCTTGCCACGTTACTCGGCGACGGCGCGCCACAAGCACAGGCGTCCCTCGGCGTCGGCGGCGCCACGAGCCGCGGTCTTTTCGGCACCGCGACAACGATCCCCGGCGTCTTCACGCGGGCAGCGTGGGACGAGCGCATCTCGCAGGCCATCGAAGACGCAAGCGAGAAGCGCGATACGAAAGCCGATTGGGTGCTCTCGGACACGAGCACGCGCGCTGTCTCGCCGTCGACGTTGAAAGCCGACCTCGGCAAGCGCTATTTCGACGACTACGCGCGCGCGTGGGGCACGTTCCTGAACAGCCTGCGCTGGCAGCCGGCGCCTACGCTGTCAGGCACGGTCGACCAACTGGCGTTGCTCGGCGATCCGCAACGCTCGCCGCTCGTCGCGCTGATGAACGTCATCGTCTATCAGGCGAATGCGGGAACAACCGCGCAATCGCTGTCGGACACGTTGATTCGCAAGGCGCAACATCTGGTCGGCGCCGACGGGCAGTCGAACAACCCCTCCTTTAGCGGCGCGATCAGTCCATCCAACGATGGGCGTTCGCGACCTGTAGAGCGCACGCCGGCAACCGCCTCGCTCGCCGCGGCTTTCGCGCCGATCCTTCGCCTGACCGGCAGCGACCCGCTTTCGCTGCAGCAAACGTCCGGCAACCAGGCCGCGGCTCAACTCGGGACCACGGGCGAGCTCAGTCTCGCCCGCTATCTCGAACGCGTGACGGCCATGCGTCTCAAGGCGCAGCAAATGGTGGCCAGCGCGGACCCGGACGCGATGTCGCGCGTCGCGGCGCAAGCGGTTCTGCAAGGCAAAACATCGGATATCGCCGACAGCCGCGATTACGCAAGCCGCGTGGCGGCAAGCCTCGGTGAACAATGGGCCGGTTTCGGCAATCTCTTCGAAGCGCCGATGAACCAGACGTGGCAGGTCGTCGTCGCACCGGCTGCGTCGAGTCTGAACGAGATCTGGCGCAGCGCGATCGTCTCGGACTGGAATCGCAGCTTTGCGGGCCGTTATCCATTCGCCGACTCCGACAACGACGCATCGTTACCCGAAATGGCGCGCTTCATGCGCACCGACAATGGCGTGATTACGCAGTTCGTTGCCACGCAGCTTGCGGGCGTCGTCGAACGCCAGGGCGACCGGTGGGTCGCCGCGCAAAGCGCGAACCATGGCGCGCTGATGCTCGATCCGAATTTTCTCGCCGCGTTGAACCGGCTCACGCGCGTGTCGACGGTGCTGTTTCCGTCCGGCGATGCGCACGTGCGCTACGAACTGCGCGCGGTCCCGACACCGGGCATTTCCGACATCCGCTTTGCGCTGTCCGGCCGCGAGCTGCATTACTTCAACCAGAAAGAAGAATGGATGCCGTTCGAATGGCCAGGTCAGTCGCTCGACAACCTGTCGCATATCGAATGGCAAACCGAGCACGGCGGCCTGCGTTCCGCACTCGACACGCAAGGCCGCTTCGGACTGATACGCCTGCTCGAACGCGCGAGCGTCGCGCAGCAGGACAACGCGCGCTACCTGCTGTCGTGGACGCCGGATCAAAGCGAGGGCATTGCGCTTCGCGTGCAGTTGCGCAGCGAAGCGGGCGCCGGTCCGCTCGATGTGCTGGCGCTTCGGCATTTCGCGTTGCCGTCACGCATTTTCGTGAAGCATTCGAGAAACGCAACGGACCCAACGAACGCACAAAACCCGACGAACAGCGCAGCCACGAACGCCGTGGCGCTCGATCCGCCGCCGCTGCCCGCCGCCGCGATCGCCTCGGCGAAGCGCGCCACGACGCCGTTGCCGGGCGCTCGCCTGATGCCGCAGGAGGCGCAGTAA
- the tssA gene encoding type VI secretion system protein TssA: MLSSLLKNLFPSRDADQLSRERLNAWEAWLQPFKPLTGESSTAQSGGIAGRDPGYEDAFFELKDEASKLSGIDDALIVRHCEQLTKETGKDLRVAGYYTFARLRQDGPAGFADGLELVAALVDRFGEAILPVRAEAKKGALDMLATTRMLGMLDSRGEFEPDDFERAIAALDLLIARTGGWPEPARPNLQPLVARFARTEEPAQNANVESAARQPDMAASATAASTISSARDLLDQTRALTDWLRNQEDGYLSSARVARSIRWDTLHELPPAAASGRTRLAPPRGEVRQQLKRLVLQKQWYELLERVEGAFMEGVNHLWFDLQYFQHVALDHIGPPYDSWRDLLRADFALFLERLPAIERLAFDDGTPFADDTTLEWIARHAVVRNLEAGDGVTPLPVSADHEDGVAGDWPEIEAQARDIAASDGIEAAFIWLDAVPGLRTDRQRYLQRLVMARIADHAGHTDAALALLAELDAAARAVPLARWEPALTFEVKHHLMRMLNAQSQRKDADKQALLRRVGELQAELTVLDPARALALQ; the protein is encoded by the coding sequence ATGCTCTCGAGTCTGCTTAAGAATCTTTTTCCGTCGCGCGACGCCGACCAATTGTCGCGCGAGCGCCTGAACGCATGGGAAGCGTGGCTGCAGCCATTCAAACCGCTCACGGGCGAAAGCAGCACCGCGCAAAGCGGCGGCATAGCGGGCCGCGACCCCGGCTACGAAGACGCCTTCTTCGAATTGAAGGACGAAGCGAGCAAGCTCTCCGGCATCGACGACGCGCTGATCGTGCGCCACTGCGAACAGTTGACGAAGGAGACCGGCAAAGACTTGCGCGTCGCCGGTTACTACACGTTCGCGCGGCTGCGACAGGACGGCCCGGCCGGTTTCGCCGACGGTCTCGAACTCGTTGCCGCGCTCGTCGACCGCTTCGGCGAGGCGATCCTGCCCGTGCGCGCCGAGGCGAAGAAGGGCGCGCTCGATATGCTGGCCACGACTCGCATGCTCGGCATGCTCGACAGCCGCGGCGAGTTCGAACCTGACGACTTCGAGCGCGCGATTGCCGCGCTCGACCTGCTTATCGCGCGTACGGGGGGGTGGCCCGAGCCGGCGCGCCCCAATCTGCAACCGCTCGTCGCGCGTTTCGCGCGTACCGAAGAACCCGCGCAGAATGCCAACGTCGAGTCTGCCGCGCGGCAGCCCGATATGGCCGCAAGCGCGACAGCGGCATCGACGATCTCATCGGCGCGAGATCTGCTCGATCAAACGCGTGCGCTGACCGACTGGCTGCGCAACCAGGAAGACGGCTATCTGTCGTCCGCGCGCGTTGCGCGCAGCATTCGCTGGGACACACTGCATGAACTGCCGCCAGCCGCGGCGAGCGGGCGCACGCGTCTCGCACCGCCGCGCGGCGAAGTGCGTCAGCAATTGAAACGTCTCGTGCTGCAAAAGCAGTGGTATGAATTGCTCGAGCGCGTCGAAGGTGCGTTTATGGAAGGCGTCAACCACTTGTGGTTCGACCTTCAGTATTTCCAGCACGTCGCGCTCGATCACATCGGCCCGCCTTACGACAGCTGGCGCGACTTGCTGCGCGCCGATTTTGCGCTGTTCCTCGAGCGCCTGCCCGCAATCGAGCGCCTCGCTTTCGACGACGGCACTCCGTTCGCCGACGATACGACGCTCGAATGGATCGCGCGTCACGCGGTCGTTCGCAATCTCGAAGCGGGCGACGGCGTGACGCCATTGCCGGTATCGGCCGATCACGAAGACGGCGTAGCCGGCGACTGGCCCGAAATCGAGGCGCAGGCGCGCGATATCGCGGCGAGCGACGGAATCGAGGCGGCTTTTATCTGGCTTGACGCAGTGCCGGGCTTGCGCACCGATCGTCAGCGCTATCTGCAGCGTCTCGTCATGGCGCGCATCGCCGATCACGCCGGGCACACCGACGCCGCGCTCGCATTGCTTGCCGAACTGGACGCAGCGGCGCGCGCTGTGCCGCTTGCGCGCTGGGAGCCTGCGCTGACGTTTGAGGTCAAGCACCACCTGATGCGCATGCTCAACGCGCAGAGTCAGAGAAAGGACGCCGATAAGCAGGCGCTCCTACGCCGCGTCGGCGAGCTGCAAGCCGAACTGACCGTACTCGATCCGGCCCGCGCGCTCGCGCTGCAATAA
- the tssF gene encoding type VI secretion system baseplate subunit TssF, translating to MENDDPILRYYEAEMRYLRESGRAFAKAHPDRARMLNLDRVGDRDPYVERLFEGFAFLTGRLQQKLDDELPELTEGLVSLLWPHYLRMIPSLSVVQLVPPDEKLQKTEIVPAGISVRSAPIPIAPQDGADATTPKTVQCEYRTTQAVALQPVALTHAGPAVRHDGRSVIRFSFALHASARRAETDLSRLRLYLNADLPTAFAVHLALTREVDAVAWRIAGVRDGEAQPLAGVTVEPAGFCAEERLWPKAEAAFSGYQLLLEYFTFREKFLFVDLCGLDIAKLPAKSTRFELEFVLKQAFPSDQRFNAENVRLFCTPVINLFRLDAETIEANHHETEYRVVPAGRHGEHIETYSVDAIESFDHVTARRYEYVPFKTFRHRGGMMRHEAPERYFHTRVRPGVGGLHETWIVLGGHAWESAETLPLESLSLHVTGTNGMLPRKGLREANIDELAESTPHVAGVRSLVAPTLPLHPPTGDRFHWRVLSHLAPNFLSMMDAQVLRGALALYDWTDDELNRRRLAGILSVSQELLEEVSGGAVERGMHIVVTLDSHAFAGDGDVMLFGELLHRFFGLYAEINLFTKLSIVSLPSRARIGWPRSKMQRAAL from the coding sequence ATGGAAAACGACGATCCGATCCTGCGCTACTACGAAGCGGAAATGCGCTACCTGCGCGAGTCCGGCCGTGCCTTCGCGAAGGCGCATCCAGACCGCGCGCGGATGCTGAATCTCGACCGCGTCGGCGATCGCGACCCATACGTCGAACGCCTGTTCGAAGGCTTTGCCTTTCTGACCGGCCGGCTTCAGCAGAAGCTCGACGACGAACTGCCGGAACTGACCGAAGGGCTCGTCAGCCTGCTATGGCCGCACTATCTGCGGATGATTCCGTCGCTGTCGGTCGTGCAACTCGTGCCGCCCGACGAAAAGCTGCAGAAAACCGAGATCGTGCCGGCCGGCATCTCCGTGCGTTCGGCGCCGATTCCGATCGCGCCGCAGGACGGTGCCGACGCAACGACGCCGAAGACGGTCCAGTGCGAGTACCGCACGACGCAGGCGGTCGCGCTTCAGCCGGTCGCGCTCACGCATGCGGGGCCGGCCGTACGCCACGATGGCCGCTCCGTTATCCGCTTCTCCTTTGCGTTGCATGCCTCGGCGCGCCGCGCCGAGACCGACCTGTCGCGGCTGCGCCTGTACCTGAACGCGGATTTGCCGACTGCGTTCGCCGTGCATCTCGCGCTGACGCGCGAGGTCGATGCGGTCGCGTGGCGCATCGCCGGCGTGCGCGATGGCGAAGCGCAGCCGCTTGCCGGTGTAACGGTCGAGCCGGCCGGCTTCTGCGCCGAAGAGCGTCTATGGCCGAAGGCCGAGGCGGCGTTTTCCGGCTATCAACTGCTGCTCGAGTACTTCACGTTTCGTGAAAAATTCCTGTTCGTCGACCTGTGCGGGCTCGATATCGCCAAGCTGCCCGCGAAGTCGACACGCTTCGAGCTCGAGTTCGTCCTCAAGCAAGCGTTCCCATCGGACCAGCGTTTCAACGCGGAAAACGTGCGGCTTTTCTGCACGCCTGTGATCAATCTGTTCCGGCTCGATGCCGAGACGATCGAAGCCAATCATCACGAAACCGAGTACCGTGTCGTGCCCGCCGGCCGGCACGGCGAGCATATCGAAACCTATTCGGTCGACGCGATCGAATCGTTCGACCATGTCACTGCAAGACGCTACGAATACGTGCCGTTCAAGACGTTCCGCCATCGCGGCGGGATGATGCGGCACGAAGCGCCGGAGCGCTACTTTCATACGCGCGTGCGGCCCGGTGTCGGCGGTCTGCACGAAACCTGGATCGTGCTTGGCGGCCATGCGTGGGAGTCGGCCGAAACGCTGCCGCTCGAAAGTCTGTCGCTGCATGTGACCGGCACGAACGGCATGCTGCCGCGCAAAGGACTGCGCGAGGCCAATATCGACGAGCTGGCCGAGAGCACGCCGCATGTCGCGGGGGTACGCAGCCTCGTTGCGCCGACGCTGCCGTTGCATCCACCGACCGGCGACCGCTTCCACTGGCGTGTGCTGTCGCATCTCGCACCGAATTTCCTGTCGATGATGGACGCGCAGGTGCTGCGCGGCGCGCTCGCGCTCTACGACTGGACCGATGACGAACTCAATCGCAGGCGTCTTGCGGGCATTCTGTCGGTGTCGCAGGAGCTGCTCGAAGAGGTGTCGGGCGGCGCGGTCGAACGCGGCATGCATATCGTGGTGACGCTCGATTCGCACGCTTTCGCGGGCGACGGCGACGTGATGCTGTTCGGCGAACTGCTGCATCGCTTTTTCGGGCTCTACGCGGAAATCAACCTGTTCACGAAGCTGTCGATCGTGAGCCTGCCCTCCAGGGCGCGCATCGGTTGGCCGCGCAGCAAGATGCAAAGGGCGGCACTATGA
- the tssG gene encoding type VI secretion system baseplate subunit TssG: MKPVDSPALEPLVMLLLARAPHMSFMQLCRLFEMRAPASPGFGTRDTAAHEPVRFGSWPRLGFPAGELAAVEFDESEQSRESRRGGASGAESGNPYGDRDPYRVPPAPPTVRTTFMGLYGVDAAMPPHMIDEIALREEGHEALEAFLDQFNHRFVTLLYRAWKKYRYPESFRAGGVDRHSRDLLCLAGFGWGDKPERAGLPASRMLALLGLLIQRTRTPEGLEGVIALAAPGVRVRVDEFWPVAIMAGAPDPLSSARQGGAAAPDGGRRGLGCGYVLGKRMIYRNGAVRATLRPADARQAHDLLPGAWLHRELCAYVRLYVGVKANVHLRMTIPSTLAPQPTIGTRGASDAPGVTPAPRLGWTTVLPASDERLIHINLGLCEALLASRPNICLDSNHA, translated from the coding sequence ATGAAGCCGGTCGATTCGCCGGCGCTCGAGCCGCTCGTCATGTTGCTGCTCGCGCGCGCGCCGCATATGAGTTTCATGCAGCTGTGCCGGCTGTTCGAGATGCGCGCTCCGGCCAGTCCCGGGTTCGGCACGCGCGATACGGCCGCGCATGAGCCGGTGCGGTTCGGTTCGTGGCCGCGGCTCGGTTTCCCAGCCGGCGAGCTGGCTGCGGTCGAGTTCGACGAGAGCGAGCAGAGCCGTGAGAGCCGCCGGGGCGGTGCATCTGGCGCGGAATCCGGCAATCCATATGGCGATCGCGATCCGTATCGCGTGCCTCCCGCACCGCCGACGGTCCGCACGACCTTCATGGGCCTGTACGGTGTGGACGCGGCGATGCCGCCGCACATGATCGACGAGATTGCCTTACGCGAGGAGGGACATGAAGCGCTCGAAGCGTTTCTCGATCAGTTCAATCATCGCTTCGTTACGCTGCTCTATCGCGCGTGGAAAAAATACCGTTATCCGGAAAGTTTTCGTGCGGGCGGTGTCGACCGGCATTCGCGCGATCTGCTGTGTCTCGCGGGCTTCGGGTGGGGCGACAAGCCGGAGCGGGCCGGTTTGCCGGCATCTCGGATGCTTGCGTTGCTGGGCTTGCTGATTCAGCGCACGCGCACGCCTGAAGGTCTCGAGGGCGTGATCGCGCTGGCGGCGCCGGGCGTGCGGGTGCGCGTCGACGAGTTCTGGCCCGTCGCGATCATGGCCGGTGCGCCTGATCCGTTGTCCTCGGCCAGGCAAGGCGGCGCGGCCGCGCCCGACGGCGGCAGGCGTGGGCTCGGCTGCGGCTATGTGCTCGGCAAGCGCATGATCTATCGCAACGGCGCGGTGCGCGCGACGCTGCGTCCCGCCGATGCAAGGCAGGCTCACGACCTGCTGCCCGGTGCATGGCTGCATCGAGAACTCTGCGCATACGTGCGGCTCTATGTCGGCGTCAAGGCCAACGTGCATCTGCGCATGACGATTCCTTCGACGCTCGCGCCGCAGCCGACGATCGGCACACGGGGCGCTTCGGACGCGCCCGGCGTTACCCCTGCGCCGCGCCTTGGCTGGACGACCGTTCTGCCGGCCAGCGACGAGCGCCTCATTCATATCAACCTCGGCCTCTGCGAAGCCCTTCTGGCGTCCCGGCCGAACATCTGTCTGGACTCGAATCATGCGTGA